GGGGGTCCCCTAACCGCAGAGCCcgtctctgagttcctcctgttggcagaaggacgcttccccctgcttggtggatgcggctcttcacccctgggcgtctagggttgTGGGgttgttgcccggccctattctacctcggGCGCAGGGGATTGCCTCAACTAGCCTGAGACGGACGCtgcatctcaggatccctaggtgggacatcatcctgaggaaTAGGTGGCTGCTCTGGCCACTGAGGGCTTATTGGCTGGAGTGGAGGACTAGGATTGAGACCCCTTTGAGGTTGCCCATTTGATGGTTGATCCAGCTGGGAGGCTAGCGCAGCCTGATTACTAGCCAACTGGATGGCttcttcaagggctgccatggcatccctctgccgacggtccatctctgcctgccgctcgctcagctcccagcgctggcgctctatctccctttgctgcgacgccattatctcgacagcactctcttgattggctctcagattGACCAACACATCTTgtaacacccccagtgttgtcttcagggtctcagaatccaactcctcctcatcaaactccaaatgaggttcgtcttcagccacatttgggggaggaggttgggatggtgcagtgacagcctgtccagtcttcttggtagttttctcCATTAGATCTtttgtcaagctctcaatgaaagcaccagaatgttgaccctcattttggtcaacgacacggagtcaagaaaatgacagaaaaattgtacaaagcttgagaaaagaatctaatggaaagtaaagaacacaaggaattatagtggttcggccccagtgattggtaatgacctacgtccacttgatactattattaatattgagcttcaaaggtgtgatcaaagaactagggttcctgaatttcacaaaacttagaaggagaaaacaatacaaacgatggacgATAGTAATGTAATTCAGAAAAAaatcaaaagatccccccttgagctatttcttttatatttataggctcaaggagggttacatgagtcaattagtcatatctttccttaataaacagaacttcaggttataatgaagagatattctcggatatcattataactgtacagatttattcataaataaacggagtatacgaccaggctggtcgtatataaaacttgaactccacatatggaaatatctctggtcgataggcgagcagcatctctgccacgtgtcggccATATGTCAAaaattattgccacgtcatccacaacttttttttggataaacaaattgtcattgtaaaatatctccacATATTTTACAATCGAAATAAAACTTGAACTCCacatatggaaatatctctggtcgataagggagcagcatctctgccacgtgtcggccatatgtcgaaaattcttgccacgtcatccacaactgttttttggataaacaaattgtcattgtaaaatatctcaaaagtatcctattttaatttgtttaattatttattttatattatacgtggattttaaatttaagttttttgctagtttttaaaaaaaaacaatttgttgctaattaacagtgattatattatatgtttaatatgatattattctaataattgatattaagtttaattaaattttatttaagttattaaggtatgattttattatttttaaataattatcattgtaaaatatctcaaaaatatattattttaatttttaaattatttattatttttaaataattaccattctaaaatatctcaaaaatatcatattttaaatttttttaataatttatttcgattttaaatttatgttttttgttattttagaaaaaaaaacattttgttgctaattgatagtagattatattatatgtttaatatgatactATTCTAATAAGCgagttattttatttaagttataaaacgtataattttattatttttaaataattatcattgtaaaatatctcaaaaatatcatattttaatttgtttaattatttattacttataaataattaaaattttaaaatatcttaaaaatatcctattttaatttttttttaattatttattttattttatttaagtttaagtgatgtttacaaactaccgttaaatataagaatattacgTTAAAGTtaactttagaaaaataaaaaactgttaaaaccaagaatttatgttatctacacactttttatatagaagagatatatattatatcatactaggtagaagcaacttttaatgcacgtttgcttagttttaaagttgtaaaaacCGGTTCActgttttttaaaaatatatataatataattaattataattctatagtacatataaatatttataccaataatctctacatatatgacatctaaacacaacgttgatatatatatttacatggctacatgatatatataaaatacaataatatttaaaaagaaattaataatagaaataaaataagaatagaaaaagtcatagtgtagacagtagtatacatgcatcaattatttttagtttctaatgtgtctcacaatgtcttttggtgaattCGATGAgaaaaaagagcttcaatcactttaaaaaaaacaaactatcacacaaatttataagacaaaaaattgatatgtatgcctttattatttttaaataaatatgatttaattatttaaataatcataaaatatctttaaaatattatattttaattattattttttgtttaagtttatgtttgttctagttttttaatttggcagttacaaaaaaagattatatattatatgtttaataaaatattaagtttaggtttaagtttaattaaattttatttaagttataaaatgtatggttttattatttttaaataattatcattgtaaaatatatcaaaaatatcctattttaatttgtttaattattcatttatttaaatttaagtcatgtttacaatctaccgttaaatataagaatatttcgttaaagttaacgggaaaaaaaaataaaaaaccgttaaaaccaagaattttcgtttctacactttttatatagaagagatataatagaatgaattacagttctatagtttatataaatattttggtAAAAGGTAAAAGGTAATCTGCGTTGGTATCAACTTCTCGCCTCTATGCGCTTGGGagctttttttattttaaatcaaacaaatggcaaggacaagagctcaaagaggaaggggtgttgctggCCAGAGCCAGGCCACACCTGCTGCTAGAGCTCAGAATGCGCTgccgctagagctccaaaccaagctgctAGAGTTCACGAGATAGCTGAGCAGATGAATAATAtacaaaggctagtggagacgcagggagcccaaattgaaagaagccaaaagagacaggaggactTTGATGCCCTCTAAGCTGAAAGGTTTAACACCCTTTTGGGACaactccccatgccacccaataatgctcaGAACAACAAAATACCGCCtgaaaacaatgaagaacaaaaccctgGCCCGCAGATTGTCAATGAGCAACCCGTACTTCCAATAGAAGCACCAAGAGCTGCCCAAGggaaacctatatcagaaaggtccggcaaccaaaatccacctatattcgaAAGGAACAGTGACCCatcaatggcagaggaatggattgGTATTTTGGAAAGGATCTTCGACTTCATTAGCACTACCGAGAGAGAGACAAGGTAGTTTGtgcgacctatatgctgagaaaagatgcccgcatctggtgggacgcagccaagaaagggcataatgtTGCTGAGATGGAATtgctagagttcttgaccttgttcaatggcaagtactttagtaaggcagtgatcgagcacaaagtgaatgagttcactaatctgaagtAGGGAACTTTGAGCGTGCAGGACTACGTTCGAAAATTTGACCAGCTGTCTAGGTTCGCAAAGAATCAGGTGAATACTGAAGAAAAtaagacttggagttttatgAAAGGCCTGCGCAGAGACATTGCCaagtgtgtagacactggtagaatAGGCCCAGAGACGTATTCCAAAGTTATGGAACGGGCacttcgccaagagtcttgggccaTGTCAAACAAGCCAAAACCACAGAAGAAcgaagacaggaggtacactcccaacaaccccagACAGTTTCAGGCCAATTAGAATGGCCCAAAGGGAAAGTTCAACCCGAGGTTAGGCCAGAACTCGgggcgaacaaacaatccaagaggcacaaggccgatttttgggggaaataacaaaataaaagggggacctcccaatcaggcaatggctagtcccaaCAAACAGTCGAGatgtgagtttgaacaatggccattgtgcaacaagtgtaaccaaTGCCATCGGGGTGAGTTTGGggtatgttataattgtggaaaTCCAAGGAACTTCGCTAAAGAGTGCCGAATGCCAACCAAGGGCAACGAAAATGACCAGcagaaacaaattggagctccgcctcAAGTTTATGCACTTACGCAAAGCAACAAAGGAGCtggaccatctgatatggtgtcaggtcagatttctatcgcccaaacctcggcatgtgcattaatggatactggttCATCACATTCTTTGGTAtttgcatcctttgtggaaaaattaaatagaaggtCTGAGCCTATGCCtattatttgtggggtatccttgccttcgggagaggatatgctggtgcaGACATGGGTTAAAGCTGTACCATTCTGGAATGAAGGTCGTGAGCTGACAGCGAATCTATTAGTCTTGTACCTACATGAATACAACGTCAGATTCAAGGAGTTATTGAGGAAATGCCCACACCATGGGATTCtgcattgtatacaaatggaaacATTCTATAATGGGCTTAATTCTTCCACTCGCATGGTGTTAGATGCTTCAGCTAATGGGGCTATTTTCTCTAAGTCCTACAATGAATcctatgagattttggagaggatagctagcaacaattatcaatggtccaatgctagagcctcaacaagtcgaaaagtggctggtatacttgaagtggatgcattgacagctttcatcgctcaagtttcttcaatgaataaccttctcaagaacatgagtttgggaGGAATGGTACAACCAGATGCTATGGGACATGTTGCTGAAGTATCTTGTGTTTATTTTGGAGATGGGCACACATTTGAGAGTTGTCCTTCAAATCCCGCTTCAGATTGCTATGTGGGAAATTAAAATGCCAACTAAAATAACCCATATTCGAACTCTTATAATCCAGGGTGGAGGCAACATCCAAACTTCTCATGGGGGGTCAAGGGGCTAGTTCAAGCAGAGCATCAATgcaaaacaagcctacatatccaccagagttttctcaacaacaaccaagagctcAACCACCTCCTCCTCAAGTGTCTCAATCAAGCTCTTTCGAGAGTTTAATGAAATAATATATGGCCAAGAATGTTGTTGTGATTCAGAGCCAAGCAACATCCTTGAGGAACCTAGAGATTCAATTGGGGCAGCTAGCTAATGAGCTAAGGAATAGACCACAAGGAACTTTGCCTAGTGATACCAAAAACCCAAGGAAAGATGGTAAGGAGCATTACAAGGCGGTTACCTTGAGAAGTGGTAAAAATCTGGAATTGACTGAGGAGAATTGTAAGAGAAACAACGAGCCCACTTCAATGCAAAGTAGTGTGGACAAGGGAGACAAAGCTGtgaattcaaaaaatttaaatgcTAATCCCGAAGCAATTACTGCAGCAATTCTTCAGCAAAATGCTACAGAGAAGCCTAAGAGaaagccacctccaccatttccttaGCACTTCCAAAAGCAGCAACAAGATGGTCAATTCTGGagatttttagatgttttgaaacaacttcacatcaatataccgttggtggaagctttggagcaaatgcccaactatgtgaagtttttgAAGGATATTTTAACTATGAAGAGGAGGCTTGGTGAATTTGAAACGGTGGCCTTGACTGAAGGTTGTAGTGCTATATTGAAGAATAAAGTTCCTCCTAAATTGAAGGATCTGGGCAGCTTCACAATTCCTTATTCTATTGGTGGTAGAGACGTTGGGAGAGCACTTTGTGACTTGGGGGCtagtatcaatttgatgcccatgtcaaTTTTCAAGAAGTTGGGGATTGGAGAAGCAAGACCAACTACAGTCACTTTGCAATTAGCGGTTCACTCTATGGCACACCCggaaggaaaaattgaagatgtACTTGTGCAAGTTGATAAATTCACTTTTCTGGCTGATTTCATCATCATTGATTATGAAGTGGATAGATATGTTCCTATTATCttgggtaggccatttctagctactgggaggaccttgattgatgtacaaaaagaggagcttactatgagggtgaatgaccaacaagtGACTTTCAATGTGTTCAACACTATGAGGTTTCCGGATGAGGTTGAGGAATGCTCTAGGCTGAGTGTAATTGAGTCTATTGTCGCTGAAAAATTCCACAAGGAAGCTTTTAAAGATGGAGTGGGGGTGAGGTCACTTGAAAATCTTGAAGACTTAAGTGAAGAGGAAGAAAGCCAAGTTACATGGGTGGATTCAAAGCAGCCCTTTGCCAAATTTAGGAGGCCTTTCGAGTCATTGAACTTGTCAGAAGGGAATTTTAAGCCTCCTAAGCCTTTTATTCAAGAGCCACCAAAATTAGAGTTGAAACCTTTGCCTAGtcacttgaagtatgcttattttAGAGATAATGAGACTTTGCTTATGATTATTTCAGCCATGTTAGGAGCTGAAAAAGAGCAATTGTTGCTGGCTGTTTTGAAGAAATATACAAGGGCCATTGGTTGGACCATAGCAGATATCAAGGGTATAATTATGTTGAGCAACAGTGAAGGCTTAATCCTATAATGAAAGAAGTTGTCAGAAAAGAGATCATCAAGTGGCTTGATTATGGAATCGCTTACCCAATTTCAGTTACTTCTTGGGTCAGCCCGATTCAGTGTGTTCCAAAGAAGGGTGGAGTCACGGTGGTGGCTAATGAAAATAATGAGTTGATTCCCACAAGACAAGTGACGGGGTTGCGTGTTTGTATGGACTATCGGAAGTTGAATAAGGCTACTCGTAAAGACCACTTCCCGCTGCCATTCATTGATCACATGCTTGATCGGTTGGCGGGAAAGGAGTTTTACAGTTTCCTTGATGGGTATTCATGCTATAATCAGATTTCCATCGCGCcagaagaccaagagaagactaccTTTACTTGTCCTTATGGACCCTTTTCCTTTAGAAGGATGTCGTATGGGATGTGCAATGCCCCCGCCACTTTCCAAGGTTGTATGATGGCGATATTTTAAGATATGGTGGAGAATTCTCTTGAAGtcttcatggatgatttttcagtaTTTGGGGAGTCTTTTGACACTTGTTTGGCTAACTTGGAGCAAGTTTTGGCAAGATGTGAAGAAACGAATTTGGTACTCAATTGGAAAaaatgtcatttcatggtgcAGGAAGGCATTGTGTTGGGACATAGAATTTCTAACAAGGGAATAGAGGTGGATAGAGCAAAGCTGGAAGTCATTGAAAAATTACCACCACCTACTACAATCAAGGggattagaagctttttgggaCACGCGGGCttctataggaggtttataaaagATTTTTCAAAGATTTCTAAGCCCCTTTGTTCCTTACTTGAGCAAAATCGAGCATTTGAGTTCACAAAGGAGTGTCAAGAAGCATTTGTGACTTTGAAGAAAGCTCTTATCACCGCACCCATCATTGTAGCTCCGGATTGGTCTTTCCCCTTTCAATTAatgtgcgatgctagtgattTTTCTGTGGGTGCCGTACTTGGGTAGCGAAAAGAGAAGGTGTTTCATTCCATTTATTATGCAAGCAAGACATTAGTTGACGCTCAATTGAACTATACCACCACAGAGAAAGAGCTTTTGGCGGTGGTATTTTCTTTTGACAAGTTTAGAGCTTATCTTATGGGGACTAAAGTGGTGGTTTACACTGATCATTCAGCGATCAAGTATTTAATAGCCAAGAAGGATGCTAAGCCAAGACTTATTCAATGGGTGTtgcttcttcaagaatttgacttggGAATTCAGGATAGAAAAGGAACGGAGAACCAAGTGGCTGACAATTTATCAAGACTTGAAGCTGGAAGTGAAACATAAAATGAAGGGCCTATTAAAGAGACATTCCCCGATGAACAATTGTTGGTTGTGAACCAAGTCACTACACCATGGTACGCTGATTTTGTCAACTATTTGTTGAGTGGTTTGCAGCCACCTGATTTGAATAGGCAGCAGCTCAAGAAAATCTTTCATGATGTGAGATTTTATTATTGGGATGAACCATATTT
This genomic interval from Humulus lupulus chromosome 8, drHumLupu1.1, whole genome shotgun sequence contains the following:
- the LOC133796180 gene encoding uncharacterized protein LOC133796180, whose product is MPNYVKFLKDILTMKRRLGEFETVALTEGCSAILKNKVPPKLKDLGSFTIPYSIGGRDVGRALCDLGASINLMPMSIFKKLGIGEARPTTVTLQLAVHSMAHPEGKIEDVLVQVDKFTFLADFIIIDYEVDRYVPIILVTFNVFNTMRFPDEVEECSRLSVIESIVAEKFHKEAFKDGVGVRSLENLEDLSEEEESQVTWVDSKQPFAKFRRPFESLNLSEGNFKPPKPFIQEPPKLELKPLPSHLKYAYFRDNETLLMIISAMLGAEKEQLLLAVLKKYTRAIGWTIADIKGIIMLSNSEGLIL